The window cacaggtggaggtcagaggacagcttgtgggagtcagttctttccttccacagtgtgggtcCAGGGGGTCAAACTGAGGTCACCAAGCTTGGCAGAAggcacttttttctctttcttcttttctttctttctttctttctttctttctttctttctttctttttttgagatgggagtctctctatgtagccctggctgccctagaatttgttatttagaccaggctggcctcaaattcacagagatattcctgcttctgcatcctgagtgctgggattaaaggcagttgGTTGAATTatctaaacttttcttttctctactttttaaaGGTAAATAAGGGATCCCAAGCACTATTTTGATCTTTGGAGACTGCCAGGTTATCAACACTTCTGAGTCTTTTCAGTCTTTTGTACGGCTGCACAGAGTTTCATGATATACCTGCTCTAGCCTATTTCTATAACTAATGGACTACTGCATTGTTGCTGgtgctttattattaaaaacaatgcGATGAGaatataaataagtataatttGAGTCAAGCGGAATGCATTTTTGTAGACACCGCTACAGTGTTCCCTAAAGAGTTTGTGACCTAAATTGCAGTGACGTTCTTCCTTTCCAGACGAGGAAGGAACACCTCTGAGAGGTGACCTGCCCTGAGTCACCCAGGTGGGAGGTACCAGAACTGGTGTTTGAGGTCATGGATTCATAGTGTGTCTTTGGAGAGGCGAAGTACAATGAGGAATAAATACTTGGGCATCAGAGGGTGGTGGGTAGGGCAGGACTTGAACACTACTCTGCCTGGCTCTGGGCGTGTGTGGGAGTCTCACCTTCTCAGCCCCAGACATGCCATAGGAAGCCACATGAAAAACACAGTCCACTCCCTGGAAGGCTTGGTACAGAGCTTCTTCATCTCGGACATCGGcctgaaacagaaggaagaggctcaGGTCCAGGCCAAGCACCTGGAAGACCAGCCTTTACCAACCCCACAGAGCTCGGCAGTCGCGGCCCCTATTCCTCTGTTTTTGGGTCCAGGACTGGCCTGGGTGCCATATGCACTATCTTACTGACTCCCTTAGGAGCCCCTTGTAAAATACGTGTGATCGCTGTCTCTTCTGCGGGTAAAGACTGGGGCTCAAGGAGGTTTGACTACAGCCTTGAACTACAAGAGCTGGAGCTGAGGACGGCAAAGAGGCTAGGAGAGAGCGAGCGCTTTCCAGCAAGCCGGAAGACCCGAGTTTGACTCCTGGGATTCACAGGAAGCTGGATGAGGTGGCTCTGCGATCCCAGCCCTCCTATGGTGAGATGGGAGCTGGAGGCAAGAAAAGTGCCTGGAAGCGCTAGGCTGGCCTGGGCCAGAGTGTGCGCAACGGAAGCTCTAGGCTGGCCCGGCCGGAGTGTGCGCATTGGAAGCTCTAGGCTAGCCAGGCCGGAGTGTGCGCAATGGAAGCGGAGACAGGAAAGGCCTGCCTCACCATGGTGGAGGGAGGGAACCGACTCTGGAAAGGTTTCCCCTGGCAAATGTATGACAACTGCACTCTCAcacacatcatgtgcacacacacacacacacaccgcacgcATCATACATACGCTCACACATACATCgcaaacatcattcatataaacaaacatatcacaatgtacataacacatgcatgcacatcacacacaatcacaaacacatcacacactTATCCCCTACAAACTCAcatcacagaaatacacacacacacacacacacacgcacgcacgcacgcacactgataacaaaatctaaaaataaagccaggcggtggtggtgcacacttctaatcccagcactcaggaggcagaggcaggtggatctctgtgagttcgaggcctgcctgatctatagagtgagttttaagacacttgtttttctaaaaataataaacaatgagGGCTAAATCTGGCTCCAGAGTCCGAGATCTCAAATGCCACTGCCTGTCCATACTGTATTTGTCCATCTGAGCTCTGCCGCCATCACTGCCACCGCCAGCACTGTCACCTCCAGCAGCAGCCCCCTCCGTGATTCCCATCTCTGTACCTGGACAAACTCGGTTCCTGGGGGTAGCGGCCACTGGGGTCTGCGAAGGTCAAGCAAGATGACAGAAGTGCCTCTCTTGGCCAGGCTGGAGCCCAGGCTGAACCCCAAGTAGCCTCCTCCTCCGGTCACCAGAACCTTCTGTCTGGGAGCCTGCGTGGGTTTGGTCCCAGTCTGCTGCAGCGCTGGTTCTGGGGTTGCCACTGATTCACTGGGGTTAGAACCGGTCCCAGAGCCTCGTCTGGTCCCAGTCCCTAGCCCCAGCCCAGGTAATGGTGCAGCTCCTTGACTAGGTACTGACCCAGCTCCTGACTGAGGTGCTGGCCTAGCTCCTGGCTGAGGTAGTGACCCAGGTCCTGGCTGAGGTACAGATGCAGCTCCTGACTGAGGTATTGACCCAGTTCCTGGCTGAGGTAATGGCCCAGCTACTGGCTGAGGTACTGACCTAGCTCCTGGCTGAGGTACTGACCTAGCTCCTGGCTGAGGTAGTGACCCAGGTCCTGACTGAGGTACTGATCCAGGTACTGTCTCAGCTCCTTGCCTGGGTCCAGACCTAGGTTCTGGTCCAGGTAATGATTCTGTTCCTAGTACGGGTCCCAGAGTAGGCCCTGAAGTAGCACCAGTCACAGAAACAGCTTTAGATCCTGGCCCAGACCCTGGAACAGTCCCAGGACCAGGTCCAGGTCCTGGAACAGCTCCAGGTCCCAGCCCAGGCCCCAGAACAGCCCCAGGTCCTGGTCTAAAAcctgaccctgaccctgaccctgaAGCAGACCCCAGGCCAGAGGCCCCCCCACAGGCCTGACAGACAGGGCAGCCCTTCTCTCCCTGTCCTGCAACTCGACAGGTTTCTAGTGAGGAGCTGGCAGGGTTGGTCTTCATCCTCTATGAAGCCATGCAGCCCAGAGATTGTCCACCTGTGGAAAAAACCAGAAGAATGTTCTAGGTCATCCCAAGGCAAAGTGAAACTTCAGGAAAACTGGAGCTCCCTCTGAGCCCCAGACTCTTTCAGAGCCCCAAGAACCTCCATGTGACTGCTGGCTTCTTAGAGAGTTGGAGAAGGCAGCCTGTCTTTTGACGTCATAGCTGAGGCTCAAAATCATGTTGTATGACTCAGATGTACACTAAGCACCCCTGATTTCCCCACAAGCCCCATGTAGTaccagaggaaggcagagtcagttaTGCCTAGGGGGCTTCACATACTGGGTGTGGTGTTATCTGACTAGGAATCAGGAGGgcgaggagaaggaggggaagaaaagttggaggaagaagagggggagaaaggggaaaggaatagaaagaagagaagaggaagaggaaggagaggaggatgagagaaaggagggagaggaggagggagaagagaagagagaggaagagggaaaggaggaggaaggagaggaggaaagggagaggagaaaggtgaagagaagaggaagaggatagagcggaagggaagaagggagaaggagcagagggatGAGGAAGGAGAGGACAAGGAGAGgggtgaagaggaagaggagagagaaaaggaaccacGTGGGACTTAAAGGGCTCAGCACCTGGAAACTTGGCTGTGATCCCCAAGTCTAAAGCCACTACTGATACCAGGTGCCCCAGGAGCAGCTGGCTGACTCCACATGATCAGCCTGTCCCCTGCAGCCTTCCAGGTCAGGTGGGTGGGCCCCAGGGACCATTCTAGACCTATCGCTTGCTCAGGCTCAGTCAATGGTCATGGTCTTTCCTACCCTCATCTACCTGAGCATCAGGCTGGACCACGGTGAGGATGCAGCCACTGCACTGCCGGCCTTTTGTGTCCCAGGCTATGCCCGGCATGGTGCATAACAGCCGCACAAAAAGCGGGCGTTTTTGGCCACTGAGCTGTTGCCCCTGGTGATCACAGGACAGGGACCCTGGCAGTTATAAGAACTAGGCCCATGGTCTCCTCTGTCATTATCCTGTTCATTCTGGGACAGGAACGCAGTCATGTCCCACATAAGTGGTGGTGAGGGACATCCAAGCTAGAGTTGTTATGGAGGATATCTACttcccccgccccgccccccttCAGTCGGGAAGCAGGATGTAGTTTCAGAGGGGAAAGGTATCTGGGTCTTTATGGTGGCAAAGGCTGGGTGTGCCCTTGAGTGAAATGCTGAGAACTTCACAGTACCTCAGTATCCACAGCTGTGAAATGGGCCCAAATCATTGTGGCTGCCCCAAAGTCCTTACACAGGGGTCCTGAGAGCGCAGATACCAAAGCCTTTGCCGATCATCTCAATGCAGGTTGCATGGAGGGTTTGCTGACTGGCATTTCCCGTGCCTGGAACACTGCCTGGCTAACTGCTTGGAGAATAAGCAGGGGCCTGTTCCTCAGGAGACCATTATGGCTAAGCCAGGACTGAAGCTGGATATGACAGTGCTAAACTCCCCTGGCAATCTCAGGAAGCATAAACTACCGTTCCCATTACTCAGAagtggaaactgaggcccagaaaatATGAGAGGATTGTGAACGAATTCTAATTAAAGGTtggctgtggtgatgcacagaataACATCAGAACTCCACAGGCCTACACAGGATGATcactatgagttcgaggccagcatgagttgtgtctcaaaaaaaaaaaaaagtaacatggTTTACCAGACGGCTCATCTATGCAAGCCTGACTATGTGAGTCAGATCCACGAGGAGAGTAGAAAGAATTgatcagttgttctctgacctccacacatgcctcGTGGCAAGTGTGCccccatcacatacacacacacacacacgtaaatataCATCACATCACACAATGCACCCCCTAcccccacacaacacacacacacattacacacgcacacatcacatatacacacaccacccatgcacacatgcatgcacacatcacaccTCACACAGAcgcacaccctcccacccctccacaccacacacacacacacactccctccctccaaccccccCACATGCATCcctccacacaccacacatacaccacacatgcacacacacatcacaccacacacaagcacacccctccacacatcacacacacacaccacacaccacacaccacagtaATAGTAATAGTAGTAGCAGTTGTCATTGTCATAGTAGTAGGAATATTAAAAACTAACAGAAATGAAGATAGTTAAAGGAGTCAGTCCTTAATCCAGGTCCATGGTGACACCAACGCTGGGTTTGATGAAAGGGCTCGGGAGTGGCAGGGATCTGAGCCTCCTGCTGGCAGACTGAGCCCGTCCCACACAGCTAAAGCATGGGGCGGATCCCCATCCCGGTCGTCTTTGCCCTCCTTCCCCAGCCACCACACTCCACTCCGCACTCACCTGGCTCGGGCTCCCGCAGCGCTGAGTGCTTCTTGAGCCTCTTGGGTCTCGGCGCCAAAGCCAGCACCGCCCGCGGGACCGCAGCTCCAGTTGGGCTGGTCCTGGGACCGCCCCGCCCTCTGCCTCCGCCCCAGCTGTCCTGCCCTGTGGCTCTGCGCTCTCCAGCCTAGAGCTCCGCAGCCCCATCACATGAGGGTGAGCGAGCGGTGCCAGGGCTGCGTCTCTAGTAGAGAGGGTGGTGAAGGAACTGCGAGCCTGTCCTGTCTACTCACCAGCTACCGTTCTTCCACGTCGttctttattccactttctcctCTTCATCATTCCACCTGATCCCCCTTCCAGCTCATCagccatcgtgtgtgtgtgtgtgtgtgtgtgtgtgtgtgtgtgtgtgattatatgtAT of the Chionomys nivalis chromosome 8, mChiNiv1.1, whole genome shotgun sequence genome contains:
- the Sdr42e2 gene encoding putative short-chain dehydrogenase/reductase family 42E member 2, translated to MKTNPASSSLETCRVAGQGEKGCPVCQACGGASGLGSASGSGSGSGFRPGPGAVLGPGLGPGAVPGPGPGPGTVPGSGPGSKAVSVTGATSGPTLGPVLGTESLPGPEPRSGPRQGAETVPGSVPQSGPGSLPQPGARSVPQPGARSVPQPVAGPLPQPGTGSIPQSGAASVPQPGPGSLPQPGARPAPQSGAGSVPSQGAAPLPGLGLGTGTRRGSGTGSNPSESVATPEPALQQTGTKPTQAPRQKVLVTGGGGYLGFSLGSSLAKRGTSVILLDLRRPQWPLPPGTEFVQADVRDEEALYQAFQGVDCVFHVASYGMSGAEKLQKQQIESINVGGTRLVINVCVRRRVPRLVYTSTVNVTFGGKPIEQGDEDSVPYFPLDKHMDHYSRTKAIADQLTLMANGTPLLGGGTLRTCVLRPPGIYGPEEQRHLPRVASHIKKRLFMFRFGDRRTRMNWVHVQNLVQAHMLAAEALTMAKGYVASGQAYYINDGESVNLFEWMAPLFEKLGYSQPWIQVPTSCVYLTAAVMEYLHLALRPICIIPPLLTRSEVLSVAVTHTFQIAKARAQLGYAPDKFSFADAVERYVQATTPQRRGFTMLTLLRLLLLLLLLLSLMGLALYFLGLQPLQGAVQLL